The nucleotide sequence TGGAGGCGTTCTGCCCGCACTGCAGCAGCTGGCGGTCCCCGCGGCCCTGGCAGCGGCAGAAGAACTCCAGGCAGCTCAGGATCTCGCGCATCTGGTCCTGGCAGGCGGCGGCGATCTCCTGCACCCGGCGCAGCTCCCGGGAATTGCAGAAGATCAGGGAGAGGTCGGACGTGATGGTGACGGCCCCTCCAGCGGTGGCCACCCCCAGTCCCACGGCCGACGCCACCAGCGACACCCCCAGGGTGACCGGGCTGAGCGAGAGCCCTACGATGGCGGCCACGGCGCCCGCGGCGCTTAGGGAGCTGCCCGCCACGTTGGCCGCCAGGGAGCGCNNNNNNNNNNNNNNNNNNNNNNNNNNNNNNNNNNNNNNNNNNNNNNNNNNNNNNNNNNNNNNNNNNNNNNNNNNNNNNNNNNNNNNNNNNNNNNNNNNNNGACCGGGCTGAGCGAGAGCCCTACGATGGCGGCCACGGCGCCCGCGGCGCTTAGGGAGCTGCCCGCCACGTTGGCCGCCAGGGAGCGCCGGCGGAGGCGCTCGAGGCGCCGGGCCACCTCGCGCAGGCGCAGCACCTGGCCGTGCAGCCGGCCGCGGCGGTCGAGCAGCAGCCCCTGGAAGCGGCGCAGCGCGTCTGCGCCCTGCAGCTCCCGAGCCGCCGGCCTCTCCATGCCCTGCGGGGACACAGACGCGCAGTTAGCGCAGAGTCTCGGGGCTCCCACACGCCCAAGTGAGGCGCCACGGCTACTGCCACGCGAGGGGAAACGGGCGGGTCATGGTCCAGCGAGTCCTGTGGGTCAGGTTCGCAGGGACCAGATCTAAAATCTGGAACAAGGCACCCTAGTTCTCCGGACCTTAAAGACGCGGGTGCAAGCGGGAGTCGTGCTCTCGGCCGCTTCTCTCCCCCGGGGAACACTAAGGGTGGGCTTTATTAACTGTAAGTAAGCTGTGAGCTCAGTGAGGAGGGGTACTGACGTTACGCTGCTGCAGTACTGAGGCCTCTGCTCTGTTTAAACAAccgtttaggggcacctgggtggctcagacggttaagcgtcgggcttcggccaggtcctgatctcaaggtttgtgagttcgagcctggcatctgtgccagcagctcagagcccggagcctgcttcagattctgtgtctcccgctttctctgcccctcttccccctgccctcaaagaatgaataaacacacatttttttttaattaaaaaaaaaaacactttacatGTGGTGGGTTGTACCAGTTCACAAAGCCCTGTTCTTAGGTGAAGACTCAGATCCTAAGACTTTTGCAATTCATTGTTTTCCCTCTCTGATGAGTGAAATAGACAAGTCCCCCCAAAACTCAAAAATCATATTATCTATCAGATGTAAGGAACTAATTTTGCTAAGTTAAATGCTTCTCCGAAGCATCTCTTCTACTTGTTGTTTTTCCAGGCTCTTACCTTACAGTCAAGCCCCAAATGTTATTTGGGCTATTTTTTCTAAATCTCACTCTTTGATGGGTGCTTCATTAAAACTAAGTTCCATTATGTGAATACCGCTCCGTTTATTACAAAAGCTTCCTTAAAAAATGAGTAACCACTAAATAAAATAAGGCGTCTAACATTTTTTAACAACTCACTGAGGGCTACCTAGTACCAAGTTGAGTTGAAGCTAATTGAAGATGACtaagagagagaaatatacatCTAGGATGAAAATACATCCTTCCTAGTTGCCAAAGATTCCCACCTTCCTAGCCACTGTAGTCGTCATTATTAGAAACTTCTTAAAAGTGGCAAATAAGCCATAGAAATAGAGCATTTCAATACTGTGAAGTATCAGGGTAGAATCATTATTCTCAtctgaaagatgagaaaattgaaacaCAGACACATTCTAGATACAGCTGATTCTTCACAAAACCATCTAGAATTTTGGTCTCCCGACTCCTAGGTCTTAATTGTATTTGCATGTCCCCATTATTCCACCCACCAGTGATAAATTTCCAAGTAAGAGACCTCTTAGTAAAATGAGGTAACATCACACAAAATATGTAGCGGGCCAAGGATATAACCCCAGTATTACAATCCCAATGGCAGTCTTTCAGACAGACCCCCTCTAGGCTCCCCCACTTACCATTCACTTCTGGCTatctccaggaaagaaaaatctgaggCTGTTTCTGGATGAGCATGCTTTATAGTTCCAGAGAACCAATGACTGCCCTGGGAAAGCCTTGTCTCATTCTCAGAATTTGCCATTTCCTGTCCTGGCCCCTGCTGCCTTCAACCAGAAGGATATGACATGGTGGAAAATGACCTGCCAGCCACACAGCACATCCCGTATCTAGGAAATGAACATTGTGTGTTCGCTTTCCCCCAAGCGCAGGAAAAGAACCAGAGGCTCTTCCCCAACTTGAAACAAGCGTTGTCATTCTCCCAAGGGGCATACCCTGCCTTTCCTCTCCTGAGAATAGCTAATGACGTTATCTGGGAGGGCGACTAACGTACCCCAGGCTGACCAATTGTAGTGTTTCTTGGGAGGGCACCAtcacaaaatcattttttacaaagaaaaagaacgGAACCCTCTTCTGTCTGAAGTAGCAACTCATAATCCActcccatatttaaaaaatcactgtggGTCTGAGTGGTTGAAAGGCAATCCATTCAGCACACAGCCTTAAGAATGTAAGACCACACCCACAGGAAGTGCTGCCTGCAGTTTTGGGCAGGTCCAGCTGTGGAGAAGATACTGGAGGTCTCAGAAAGGGCACACTGCAGGCCAAATGCGTCAGAAAAATCAGTGGGGTCAGGCTGTACAAGGAGCTAATTATACACTTTCAACAGCCGGGATCTGGCTTCCTGGGTTTTCATTTGAAGTGGCAATTATAGCCCATAGGATAGTTAAAGGAATGGATTCTATCTCCAGGTTAGTGAAGCACGGGCTGAAGAACAATCATCTGGATAATTCAGGAGGGAAAAACACGTAAAGCGTCTGTGGATACTTTCTGGGGCATTTAGATAGGTGGTTGGAGCTCAGCCTGGAATATCCTTCTAATATTCCTACTGTTGCATAGGAAGGCCAAATTGGTTTTTCACTTAAATAAGTATTGTCTCAATTCTCTGGTTCATCTAGAAAGTCCTAACAGCCATATCTTTCTGGAGCATTCTGAACTTCTCCACCTTTAGAACTATGTTTGTATGTATCAACACAACACCATTTGCTACGACTCACAACCACAATCCTTTTgaacttaatttttctgaatttggtCCATGTCCAAATATTCTGGCTACAGCTCCTCAAAGGAGAAGTATAACCTTAGTCTAGATGCCTTCGGGATCCACCTGCACTTTTCAGGTAAGAGGTAGGAACTTATCTTCCTCCCTCCCGAGAGACCTAATCACTCCACATGGATTGTGAGCCAGAGTGCACTGGGACAGGGGCAAGATGGGACTGTACCTTGGTTCTTCAGTTCCCAACTTCCCTGGATATTGCCTTGTGTGTTTTGGGTTTACATGGCAGCAGTTAAACTTTTATGTGTTGGGTGACAAATCTTATTGGGATTATCAATAAGGACATTCATCATCTTCAGAGCAACAGTAATCATAGTATGACCTAAAGTGAAGAAATAGAAGGTATAGGAGAATGGCCAacataatattttgaattatttagaAGAATGGATACTTGAATATAACACTTTCATCTCagcatatatttttgtatattaagcACAATAAGAATTTGAGGAATAACTGAAAATTTTTGGTCAAAAGTTTTATGTGGGTAGTTCCTCCCCCAAATCTGTGAACTGCATCCTCAAACTTCTATTCTATGTTTGAGGACCTTGTAACACATTGCCCCAGAGAGACTACATTGGAAATGTTGTCTGATCCTCACATTAGCCTTTAGATCTGTTAAACCCATGATGCAGATAAACCATACCATTGACAGTACTAACGTGAATTCTGAGTTctggaacagaaaggaaatacagaggaggaaagaagagaggaagagagccttTTAAGCACAGTCATTTCCAGACTCCAGTTCCAAAGAGTCTAAATCAGGAGGTCCGGAGTGGGGTCTGGGAAAACATAGGTGATTCTGATCTGCAGCCAAGGTTGTGAACCTCTGCTCTAGAAGCTGTGAGTGTTCTGACCATAGGTTACATGGCAGCAGAAACAGTAGGGCTAACTGacagcagtttgtgagttaggtgattattttgtttttgttttttttaatgtttatttattttgagagagagtgcatgcaaatgagtgagtgagggacagagtaggagagagagaatcccaagtgggctccatgctgtcagcacagagcaagacatagggctccatctcaaaaaccaggagatcatgaccctgtGAGTTAATTTTGGGACTCTCATTAAAACtatcacattttaaagataaaagtgaTGATTATAACCAGGGGCCTCCCAGAGATCCAGGGACACTGAGAACACCTCCATTTTTTGAGGATCTCAgtgaattaaaaaagtaaaattttctcaAGCAACATATAAAAGattgtgatttcttttcattGCAATGTAATATATATTGCAATGTCAGTCTTTTGCTATTTACAAGACAATCACAGGATAAGATATTAATTCACAGTGCACTACACTGGTAAAGCAACACAAGTTTAGAATTATATGATGACAACTTTTTCCTATTAATGTTTACCAGTATATCTCAGCGACTATACATAGAACCTCTTTTGGAGTCAACATCAAAAGtataaaactgaaacaatttgtGAATTAGAGGTTTAGGCCAAAGGTCTTTCAAACTTTCCTGTGTTGATAGGTCCTAATATGTGCAGTCATTCGAATAAATTAAAGtagatgaaaataataacatgggggcgcctgggtggctcagtcagttaagcctctgactttggctcaggtcagatctcacattcgtgggttcgagccccgcatcaggctctacactgacagctagctcagtgcctggagcctgcttctggttctgtgtctccctctctctctgcccctcctcctctcatgctctgtctctctctgtatcaaaattaaaaataaaacattaaaaaaattaaaaaaaaaaagaaaataataacacgGGTCCATCTGAGTATTTTTGCCCAGGTGTTTTGTAGCATCATGAGAACACAAGTGCTCTAGCATATAGTTAAGTTCTTGGAATTCTTTGttgaattaaaggaaagaaaagaattttgctctctcaaagaaatgtcattattttcatAATGACTTTATGAGAGTTTAGCatgaaattatctttcaaaaaacaCAACCTGGCGGGTCCCTTAGAGCACTTACACTGCAGAGGGCTTTCAGCATATCTATGTTGCAATGATATGTCAACTATTATTTCATCAACTCATGGAAATGcacaaaaaaaaaaggccaagtgAACTCTagccattttcatttctccaaacTGGCCTCTGATCTTTGTTAATGTACACACTCCTCGTTAACCAGTATTGTTTAAACActgtctgtgttcttttttccaCTTAACGTTCCTGCAGATACACACTTCTCCATATTGATATAGTCCTCACCTCTGTCATTTTTAATAGCTATGTAATAATCCCACTGTTTGCTTAGTCATTTCCCTATTAGACACTTGGATAGCTtccaggggttttttttttttcactattataacTAGAGTTGCCAGGAACATCTGTGTACATTTTACccatttggattatttctttggGGAGTGTTCACAAATGGGAAAATAccaagtggaggaggaagaacaTTTTCATAGTTTTTGTTACATGTTGCTATACTGCTTTCTAGAAGAACCACTTTATAATGCCATTAGTTTTTAGGAATCCCAGCTGCAGGATTTAACACAATTtagttttctggggcacctgggtgactcagtcagttaagcgtctgactccttttatcttttatttctttttaacatttagt is from Suricata suricatta isolate VVHF042 chromosome 10, meerkat_22Aug2017_6uvM2_HiC, whole genome shotgun sequence and encodes:
- the APOLD1 gene encoding apolipoprotein L domain-containing protein 1 gives rise to the protein MGMERPAARELQGADALRRFQGLLLDRRGRLHGQVLRLREVARRLERLRRRSLAANVAGSSLSAAGAVAAIVGLSLRLSLSPVTLGVSLVASAVGLGVATAGGAVTITSDLSLIFCNSRELRRVQEIAAACQDQMREILSCLEFFCRCQGRGDRQLLQCGQNASIALYNSVYFIVFFGSRGFLIPRRAEGATKVSQAVLKAKIQKLAESLESCTGALDELSEQLESRVQLCTKGGRGHDLKISADQAAGLFF